A single region of the Solwaraspora sp. WMMD406 genome encodes:
- a CDS encoding ATP-binding protein, producing the protein MPERPDYPSLIAGHTVVLDMINSGDSGLPVLHHLLRLAQRALGAAGTSFAEYGPRDGRIIAASGEAEWSIGRPIRLSDPANARLLAGPRTVEFPVQALSAEQADQIAGRGLHRMLTARAEIGGVLIGSLHAYYPDRDGTASAEHHTLIAYLSSCIAHIYGDQTGLPVHGDGPVVAALADGLAIIDKEGCVRLWNPAAEQLTGEPAAQCLHRPIPFPVPPPGQVIDHQLTDSRWLRITSGELPGFVESRVVTFRDITDQHRRDHDVDLFIAVTSHELRTPVTVIKGYAETLSEHWDSLGDQERREAARVLGQRATELARLVDRLLSAANDAGPVSGTPAAPFDLVETLRAAAATLPADLRRRLTIDLPTDLPKAFGDRGSLATVLTELATNADKYSPADTPVELTAASDQRTVVFRISDRGIGVRPEHVERAFDRFWQGESGDQRRYPGAGLGLYLVRQIIERQHGWVSLRPRAGGGTVAEVRLPRG; encoded by the coding sequence ATGCCGGAACGTCCCGACTACCCCAGCCTGATCGCCGGTCACACCGTCGTCCTCGACATGATCAACAGTGGGGATTCCGGCCTGCCGGTGCTGCACCACCTTCTCCGGCTGGCCCAGCGGGCCCTCGGCGCGGCCGGCACCTCGTTCGCCGAGTACGGGCCCCGCGACGGCCGGATCATCGCCGCCTCTGGTGAAGCGGAGTGGTCGATCGGCCGTCCGATCCGGCTCTCCGATCCGGCGAACGCCCGACTGCTGGCCGGCCCCCGTACGGTCGAGTTTCCGGTGCAGGCGCTCTCGGCGGAACAGGCCGATCAGATCGCCGGACGTGGCCTGCACCGGATGCTGACCGCACGGGCGGAGATCGGCGGCGTGCTCATCGGAAGTCTGCACGCGTACTACCCGGACCGGGACGGGACGGCCAGTGCCGAGCATCACACCCTAATCGCTTACCTCTCCTCCTGTATCGCCCACATCTACGGCGATCAGACCGGCCTGCCGGTGCACGGTGACGGGCCGGTGGTCGCCGCGCTCGCCGACGGGCTCGCCATCATCGACAAGGAGGGCTGCGTACGGCTGTGGAACCCGGCCGCCGAGCAGCTCACCGGCGAGCCGGCGGCCCAGTGCCTGCACCGCCCGATCCCCTTTCCGGTCCCGCCGCCCGGTCAGGTGATCGACCACCAGCTCACCGACAGCCGCTGGCTGCGGATCACGTCGGGCGAGCTCCCAGGTTTCGTGGAATCGCGGGTCGTGACCTTCCGCGACATCACCGACCAGCATCGCCGGGACCACGACGTCGATCTGTTCATCGCGGTCACCAGCCACGAGCTGCGCACGCCGGTCACCGTCATCAAGGGGTACGCGGAGACGCTGAGCGAGCACTGGGACTCGCTCGGCGACCAGGAGCGCCGGGAAGCCGCCCGGGTGCTGGGTCAACGGGCGACCGAGTTGGCTCGGCTGGTCGACCGGCTGCTGTCCGCCGCCAACGACGCCGGGCCGGTGAGCGGCACCCCCGCCGCCCCGTTCGATCTGGTGGAGACGCTGCGGGCGGCGGCCGCCACGTTGCCAGCCGACCTGCGCCGCCGGCTCACCATCGACCTGCCGACGGATCTGCCCAAAGCCTTCGGTGACCGGGGCAGCCTGGCGACCGTACTGACCGAATTGGCCACCAACGCGGACAAGTACTCACCGGCCGATACGCCGGTGGAGTTGACCGCCGCGTCCGACCAACGCACCGTCGTGTTCCGGATTAGTGATCGGGGCATCGGGGTACGTCCTGAGCACGTGGAACGAGCGTTCGACCGGTTCTGGCAGGGCGAATCCGGCGACCAGCGTCGCTACCCGGGCGCGGGTCTCGGGCTCTACCTGGTCCGGCAGATCATCGAGCGACAGCACGGATGGGTGTCCCTACGGCCACGAGCCGGCGGGGGAACGGTCGCGGAGGTACGGCTACCCCGCGGGTGA
- a CDS encoding rhodanese-like domain-containing protein has product MYGPPIPTVEATDVGDDAYLLDVREPDEWVAGHAPGAHHLPMMEVPARLAEIPQDGDVVVVCRSGGRSGQVVAYLTQHGWDNVRNLAGGMQDWAASGRPMTSETGAPPLVR; this is encoded by the coding sequence ATGTACGGACCACCGATCCCCACGGTCGAGGCAACCGACGTCGGCGACGACGCCTACCTACTCGACGTCCGCGAGCCCGACGAGTGGGTCGCCGGGCACGCGCCCGGTGCTCACCATCTGCCGATGATGGAGGTTCCGGCGCGGCTCGCCGAGATCCCGCAGGACGGTGACGTGGTGGTCGTGTGCCGCTCCGGCGGCCGGTCCGGGCAGGTCGTGGCCTACCTGACGCAGCACGGTTGGGACAACGTCCGCAACCTGGCCGGCGGCATGCAGGACTGGGCGGCGTCCGGGCGGCCGATGACGAGCGAAACCGGAGCGCCACCGCTGGTGCGATAG
- a CDS encoding LCP family protein, with the protein MPVQTRRRTTSIESANPHAARGGSGRRPGGRGRSSGPASKRTRRKDPGWARAMVIMGAVLMMLSGTTIVGSKWLIDQATGNIDQANLLGVAGKTDAEGGDSLEGPIDLLLLGIDHRGSWAESDTRADTIIILHIPATHDQAYLISIPRDTEVQVPAFPASGFSGGTAKATEAFFHGAQNGAGHAGGAQLMAETIKGMTGISFDGAAIINFSGFRAVIDSLGSIPICVDADTPSAHMTLVDGKPMWNSDADKVSGDKQQVVHEKGCRQMEGWEALDFSRQRYGLENGDYDRQKNQQKLLKGMAKKAMADGVMTNPLKLRELMEAAGKAFVLDTGGVPVADFVFTLRGVAANDLVMLRTNGGSFNGNGQGREELDELSRDMFRAVKDDNLAEFILANPTVLAGQQ; encoded by the coding sequence ATGCCGGTTCAGACCCGCCGACGCACGACGTCGATCGAGTCGGCGAACCCGCACGCGGCTCGCGGCGGATCCGGACGGCGGCCAGGTGGTCGCGGCCGTTCCAGCGGACCGGCCAGCAAGCGGACTCGCCGCAAGGACCCGGGCTGGGCCCGGGCGATGGTGATCATGGGCGCCGTGCTGATGATGCTCAGCGGCACCACGATCGTCGGCAGCAAATGGTTGATCGACCAGGCCACCGGCAACATCGATCAGGCGAACCTGCTCGGCGTGGCCGGCAAGACCGACGCCGAGGGCGGTGACAGCCTCGAAGGCCCGATCGACCTGCTGCTGCTCGGCATCGACCACCGCGGCAGCTGGGCGGAGTCCGACACCCGGGCCGACACGATCATCATCCTGCACATCCCGGCCACCCACGACCAGGCGTACCTGATCTCGATCCCCAGGGACACCGAGGTCCAGGTGCCGGCCTTCCCGGCCAGCGGCTTCAGCGGCGGCACCGCCAAGGCCACCGAGGCGTTCTTTCACGGCGCACAGAACGGTGCCGGTCACGCCGGGGGAGCCCAACTGATGGCCGAGACCATCAAGGGCATGACCGGGATCAGCTTCGACGGGGCCGCGATCATCAACTTCAGCGGCTTCCGGGCGGTCATCGACAGCCTCGGCAGCATCCCGATCTGCGTCGACGCGGACACCCCGTCGGCCCACATGACCCTGGTCGACGGCAAGCCCATGTGGAACAGCGACGCCGACAAGGTCAGTGGGGACAAGCAGCAGGTGGTGCACGAGAAGGGCTGCCGCCAGATGGAAGGCTGGGAGGCGCTGGACTTCTCCCGGCAGCGGTACGGGCTGGAAAACGGTGACTACGACCGGCAGAAGAACCAGCAGAAGCTGCTCAAGGGGATGGCCAAGAAGGCCATGGCCGACGGCGTGATGACCAACCCGCTGAAGCTGCGTGAGCTGATGGAGGCCGCCGGTAAGGCGTTCGTGCTGGACACCGGCGGAGTTCCGGTCGCCGACTTCGTCTTCACCCTGCGCGGGGTGGCCGCCAACGACCTCGTCATGTTGCGGACCAACGGCGGTAGCTTCAACGGCAACGGCCAGGGTCGGGAAGAACTCGACGAGCTCAGCCGGGACATGTTCCGGGCCGTGAAGGACGACAACCTCGCCGAGTTCATCCTCGCCAACCCGACCGTACTCGCCGGACAGCAGTAG
- a CDS encoding LCP family protein, whose amino-acid sequence MSLSSPYGARPADGSVFGQGRPAQRRSDGSSVGSSAGRARVPGSAGDQGGYGPSGRPGGHGVSGHGVSGHPHESAGAASGRYRAGRAAAAGGYRTAGGPGGPGGRGPGGYGTGGGEYGRSPRRVRPRWGRIALVGVAALLVLALLAGGGLWAYARGLDQDLGRTDPFSAITEGRPPNSVDGALNILMIGTDSRDPDAPLDQAGKWRADTIILMHIPSTHDRAYLVSIPRDLYVPIPADASAGCETGQRAKVNAAFAFGGMPLAVRTVECFTDVRINHVMAIDFGGFVEVTDALGGVDLTVEQDTTSIHKPFRQFSAGVNHMNGEEALDWIRQRKQFPDGDFARMRHQQEFLRALMDKAVSSGTLSNPAKLNSFLKATTKAVTVDEDFSLVDMAIQFRKLRGENLHFMTSPHNGSETINGESVVVSDREKALSMYQAIAADQMTAWVQANVTPSPGAGD is encoded by the coding sequence ATGTCACTCAGCAGCCCCTACGGTGCACGCCCCGCCGACGGCTCGGTGTTCGGCCAGGGTCGCCCCGCGCAGCGCCGGTCCGACGGCTCGTCGGTCGGCTCGTCCGCCGGTCGGGCCCGGGTACCCGGATCGGCCGGGGATCAGGGCGGCTACGGACCGAGCGGACGTCCGGGCGGGCACGGCGTGAGCGGGCACGGCGTGAGCGGGCACCCGCACGAATCCGCAGGGGCGGCCAGCGGTCGGTACCGCGCGGGCCGGGCAGCGGCCGCTGGCGGTTACCGGACGGCGGGCGGCCCGGGTGGCCCGGGTGGGCGCGGTCCCGGTGGTTACGGCACGGGCGGCGGCGAGTACGGTCGGTCGCCCCGTCGGGTCCGCCCCCGGTGGGGCCGGATCGCGCTGGTCGGTGTGGCGGCGCTGCTGGTGCTGGCGCTGCTGGCTGGCGGTGGGCTGTGGGCGTACGCCCGAGGACTCGACCAGGATCTCGGCCGTACGGACCCCTTCTCGGCGATCACCGAGGGTCGGCCGCCGAATTCGGTCGACGGCGCGCTCAACATCCTGATGATCGGCACGGACTCTCGGGATCCGGACGCGCCGCTGGACCAGGCGGGGAAGTGGCGGGCGGACACCATCATCCTGATGCACATTCCGTCGACGCACGATCGCGCGTACCTGGTCTCCATTCCGCGTGACCTGTACGTACCGATCCCGGCCGACGCGTCGGCCGGGTGCGAGACCGGGCAGCGGGCGAAGGTCAACGCCGCGTTCGCTTTCGGCGGCATGCCGCTGGCGGTACGGACGGTCGAATGCTTCACCGATGTCCGGATCAATCATGTCATGGCCATCGATTTTGGCGGATTCGTCGAGGTGACCGATGCGCTCGGTGGCGTCGATCTCACCGTCGAGCAGGACACGACCTCGATCCACAAACCGTTCCGGCAATTCAGCGCGGGCGTCAACCACATGAATGGCGAGGAAGCGCTGGACTGGATCCGGCAGCGCAAGCAGTTCCCGGACGGTGACTTCGCCCGCATGCGCCACCAGCAGGAGTTCCTCCGCGCGCTGATGGACAAGGCTGTGAGCTCTGGCACATTGTCGAACCCCGCCAAGCTCAACTCGTTTCTCAAGGCAACGACCAAGGCGGTCACCGTCGACGAGGACTTCTCGTTGGTGGACATGGCGATCCAGTTCCGCAAGCTGCGGGGCGAGAACCTGCACTTCATGACCAGCCCGCACAACGGGAGCGAGACGATCAACGGAGAGTCGGTGGTCGTGTCCGACCGGGAGAAGGCGCTGTCCATGTACCAGGCGATCGCGGCGGATCAGATGACCGCGTGGGTGCAGGCCAATGTGACACCGAGCCCGGGTGCCGGTGACTGA
- a CDS encoding GDP-mannose 4,6-dehydratase: protein MLPVPRFGDGHRVLVTGGAGFVGSHLVDRLVARGCAVVAVDNFVTGSKENVAHLSDESRFTLVEADVSDGLPHHHPAIQQRFDAVMHLASPASPTDFAGLPIEILRVGSLGTLHLLDRAVADQARFIMASTSEAYGDPLVHPQPESYWGNVNPIGVRSVYDEGKRFSESATMAYHRYRALDAGIVRIFNTYGPRMRPDDGRAVPTFISQALRGEPITVHGTGAQTRSICYVEDLVTGIVALLDSTETGPINCGTEHELSMRDLAQLVIDLVGSSSTIDFVTRSSDDPEMRRPDLTLARTRLGYHPTVGPEDGLRRTIAYFRHRLGGPG from the coding sequence ATGCTGCCTGTTCCCCGATTCGGCGACGGTCACCGCGTGCTGGTCACCGGTGGTGCGGGATTCGTCGGCTCCCACCTGGTCGACCGGCTGGTAGCGCGCGGTTGCGCGGTGGTGGCGGTGGACAACTTCGTCACCGGGTCGAAGGAGAACGTGGCTCATTTGTCCGACGAGTCGCGCTTCACGTTGGTCGAGGCGGATGTCTCCGACGGCTTGCCACATCACCACCCGGCCATCCAGCAGCGGTTCGACGCGGTCATGCACCTGGCGTCACCGGCCAGTCCGACGGACTTCGCCGGGCTGCCGATCGAGATCCTGCGGGTCGGCTCGCTGGGGACGCTGCACCTGCTGGATCGCGCGGTGGCCGACCAGGCCCGGTTCATCATGGCCTCCACCTCGGAGGCGTACGGCGATCCGTTGGTGCATCCGCAGCCGGAGAGCTATTGGGGCAACGTCAATCCGATCGGTGTCCGGAGCGTCTACGACGAAGGCAAGCGGTTCTCCGAGTCCGCGACGATGGCCTATCACCGCTACCGGGCGCTCGACGCCGGCATCGTCCGGATCTTCAACACGTACGGGCCCCGGATGCGGCCGGACGACGGTCGCGCCGTTCCCACCTTCATCAGCCAGGCGCTGCGTGGTGAGCCGATCACCGTGCACGGTACCGGGGCGCAGACCCGGTCCATCTGTTACGTCGAGGATCTGGTCACCGGGATCGTCGCGTTGCTCGATTCGACCGAGACCGGGCCGATCAACTGTGGCACCGAGCACGAGCTCTCCATGCGCGACCTCGCCCAGTTGGTCATCGACCTGGTGGGCAGTTCCTCGACGATCGACTTCGTGACCCGGTCCTCGGACGACCCGGAGATGCGCCGACCCGATCTGACCCTAGCCCGGACCCGGCTGGGCTATCACCCCACCGTCGGACCCGAGGACGGGTTGCGCCGCACCATCGCCTACTTCCGGCATCGGCTCGGCGGGCCGGGCTGA
- a CDS encoding ABC transporter permease, protein MPSVSGRPVSARHFVRLKLRVMGNNLRGQGWRITMYVGGIIAGLWLAANGFLISAAPGFVGSEQGFVLVSGFGGGLLVLGWLLLPLVFFGVDETLDPARFALLPIGRRTLVTGLLAAALVGVPTAAVLLATLGLVVSATVLGGVLAGAVQLVGVSAGLVLGVAASRAITSAFAGMLRSRRVRDLAAVLLAVLAALIGPLQLLVIGRLEGADWGRLAQLAEIVGWTPLAAPYSLGVDVVEGRIWAVPLKLAITAATIAGLLWWWSRSLESAMVGTANSGPAKAERGELGAPVSQLFPRPLRWLGRDRYGALVARETLYWWRDMRRRANLITTAVVGVFVPVILNVGTASMVAGGSGVEVSTGASGSATTLGLSMLFVGALAAATLANQFGFDGSAYAANVVAGVPGRLELRARLVGFSIYIVPMLAVISVALGLFLGRPGWITVAAGTLFAAYGTGLAVNLIVSVIGAYSLPETSNPFALNTGAGMAKSLLVFASMIAAAAAAVPMVVATALLGDVWRWLALPVGVGYGFGAALLGLHITGDLLDRRMPELLATVTPRR, encoded by the coding sequence GTGCCGTCAGTGTCCGGACGGCCGGTGTCCGCGCGGCATTTCGTCCGGCTCAAGTTGCGGGTGATGGGCAACAACCTGCGCGGCCAGGGCTGGCGGATCACTATGTACGTCGGCGGCATCATCGCCGGCCTGTGGCTGGCCGCCAACGGTTTCCTCATCTCCGCCGCACCCGGCTTCGTCGGCAGCGAACAGGGCTTCGTGCTGGTCAGCGGATTCGGTGGCGGGCTGCTGGTGCTCGGCTGGCTGCTGCTTCCGCTGGTGTTCTTCGGCGTCGACGAAACCCTCGACCCGGCCCGCTTCGCGCTGCTGCCGATCGGCCGCCGGACCCTGGTCACCGGACTGCTGGCCGCCGCGCTGGTCGGAGTGCCGACCGCCGCCGTGCTACTGGCGACGTTGGGCCTGGTGGTGTCGGCGACGGTACTGGGCGGTGTGCTGGCCGGCGCTGTCCAGCTGGTGGGGGTCTCCGCCGGGCTTGTCCTCGGCGTGGCGGCCAGCCGGGCGATCACCAGCGCGTTCGCCGGCATGCTCCGCTCGCGGCGGGTCCGCGACCTGGCCGCGGTGCTACTGGCCGTCCTGGCCGCGCTGATCGGCCCCCTGCAGCTGCTGGTCATCGGCCGGCTGGAGGGCGCGGACTGGGGTCGGCTGGCGCAGCTGGCCGAGATCGTCGGGTGGACGCCGCTGGCCGCGCCGTACAGTCTCGGCGTCGACGTCGTCGAGGGACGGATCTGGGCCGTACCGCTGAAGCTGGCGATCACCGCCGCCACCATCGCCGGACTGCTCTGGTGGTGGTCCCGGTCGCTGGAGTCGGCGATGGTCGGCACCGCGAACAGCGGACCGGCGAAGGCGGAACGTGGCGAACTGGGTGCGCCGGTCTCCCAACTGTTTCCCCGGCCGCTGCGCTGGCTCGGTCGGGACCGCTACGGCGCCCTGGTCGCCCGGGAGACGCTTTACTGGTGGCGGGACATGCGCCGACGGGCCAACCTGATCACCACCGCGGTGGTCGGCGTGTTCGTGCCGGTGATCCTCAACGTCGGTACGGCGAGCATGGTCGCCGGCGGATCCGGGGTCGAGGTCTCCACCGGGGCGTCCGGTTCGGCGACCACTCTCGGCCTCTCCATGCTCTTCGTCGGGGCACTGGCCGCCGCGACCCTGGCCAACCAGTTCGGTTTCGACGGCAGCGCGTACGCGGCCAACGTCGTCGCCGGGGTACCCGGGCGGCTGGAGTTGCGGGCCCGGTTGGTCGGGTTCTCCATTTACATCGTGCCGATGCTGGCGGTGATCTCGGTGGCGCTCGGGCTGTTCCTCGGCCGGCCGGGCTGGATCACGGTAGCGGCCGGGACGCTGTTCGCCGCGTACGGCACCGGTCTGGCGGTGAACCTGATCGTCTCGGTGATCGGCGCGTACTCGCTACCGGAGACGTCCAACCCGTTCGCGCTCAACACTGGTGCGGGGATGGCCAAGAGCCTTCTCGTGTTCGCCTCGATGATCGCGGCGGCAGCGGCGGCGGTGCCGATGGTGGTGGCGACCGCACTGCTCGGTGACGTCTGGCGCTGGCTGGCGCTGCCGGTCGGTGTCGGGTACGGCTTCGGCGCGGCGCTGCTCGGCCTGCACATCACCGGGGACCTGCTCGACAGGCGGATGCCGGAGCTGCTGGCGACAGTGACGCCGCGCCGCTAG